The Streptomyces sp. NBC_01268 genome window below encodes:
- a CDS encoding cytochrome P450 produces MKASPSIPSIPSIPTSASIPTAPRALPLVGHVVPLLRDPLAFLKSLPALGELVRIRLGPLGVVVICDLELTRQALLDDRIFDKGGPLYDRLREVIGEGVVSCPHQAHRRLRRLSQPAFHQARLPEYARAMTACVQETTRSWNPGQVLDVPAEMMKASARIITATLFSDTLPALAHGRLTDDVTTVVKSLYQRMFLVPPLDRLPTPGNRAHLAARARLHATVERVIARRRADGTDRGDLLSALVAAHDPEDDRPGMSGAEISDTVVSFVLAGIESTAAALSSALDLLARHPEVERRLHAELDTVLGGAPPTYADLHRLPLTEHVVTETLRLRPPGWFFTRVVTADTSLGGHLLPAGTSVAYSPYLIHHRPDLYADPEVFAPDRWADPHSRPPRHAFLPFAAGARKCIGDAFSMVEATLALATIAARWRLEPVAGHRGRLAAAVTLELRDLRMRAHPRVATPV; encoded by the coding sequence ATGAAGGCTTCCCCCTCGATCCCCTCGATCCCCTCGATCCCCACGAGCGCCTCGATTCCGACCGCTCCCCGCGCGCTGCCCCTCGTCGGGCACGTCGTGCCGCTGCTGCGGGATCCGCTGGCGTTCCTGAAGTCCCTGCCCGCCCTCGGCGAGTTGGTCCGCATCCGGCTCGGCCCGCTCGGCGTCGTCGTGATCTGCGACTTGGAACTCACCCGGCAGGCCCTGCTCGACGACCGGATCTTCGACAAGGGCGGACCGCTCTACGACCGCCTGCGCGAAGTCATCGGCGAGGGCGTGGTCTCCTGCCCGCACCAGGCGCACCGGCGGCTGCGGCGCCTGTCCCAGCCGGCCTTCCACCAGGCGCGGCTGCCGGAGTACGCGCGCGCCATGACCGCCTGCGTCCAGGAGACGACGCGGTCCTGGAACCCCGGCCAAGTCCTCGACGTGCCCGCCGAGATGATGAAGGCCAGCGCCAGGATCATCACCGCCACGCTGTTCTCCGACACGCTGCCCGCGCTCGCGCACGGCCGGCTCACCGACGACGTCACCACCGTCGTCAAGAGCCTCTACCAGCGCATGTTCCTCGTCCCGCCGCTGGACCGGCTGCCCACCCCCGGCAACCGCGCCCACCTCGCCGCCCGCGCCCGCCTCCATGCCACCGTCGAGCGCGTCATCGCCCGGCGCCGCGCCGACGGCACCGACCGCGGCGACCTGCTCTCGGCCCTGGTCGCGGCGCACGACCCCGAGGACGACCGCCCCGGTATGAGCGGCGCCGAGATCAGCGACACCGTCGTCTCCTTCGTCCTCGCCGGCATCGAGAGCACCGCCGCCGCGCTGTCCTCGGCCCTGGACCTGCTGGCCCGTCACCCCGAGGTCGAGAGGCGGCTGCACGCCGAGCTCGACACCGTCCTGGGCGGCGCGCCGCCCACCTACGCCGACCTGCACCGCCTGCCGCTGACCGAGCACGTCGTCACCGAGACCCTCCGGCTGCGCCCGCCGGGCTGGTTCTTCACCCGCGTGGTCACCGCCGACACGTCCCTCGGCGGACACCTCCTGCCGGCCGGGACCAGCGTCGCCTACAGCCCCTACCTCATCCACCACCGGCCCGACCTCTACGCCGACCCCGAGGTCTTCGCCCCCGACCGCTGGGCCGACCCGCACTCCCGGCCGCCCCGCCACGCCTTCCTGCCGTTCGCCGCGGGCGCCCGCAAATGCATCGGCGACGCGTTCAGCATGGTCGAGGCCACCCTGGCCCTCGCGACCATCGCCGCCCGGTGGCGCCTGGAACCCGTGGCGGGCCACCGGGGCCGCCTCGCGGCGGCGGTGACGCTGGAGCTCCGCGACCTGCGCATGCGGGCCCACCCGCGCGTCGCGACGCCGGTGTGA
- the modA gene encoding molybdate ABC transporter substrate-binding protein, which produces MSRTLTGRRTAAAVITAALLVPLAACSSDTDGAKGKATGGSATADTKLTVLAAASLTDVFKTAGAAYEKSHPGTRITFSFAGSQELVAQVAQGAPADALVTADTKSMAKAKNDTGTPTVIARNRLVIATGEGNPHKVDELRDLADPGLKVVLAAPEVPAGKYSKKILDAQRITVKPVSQEPNVRAVLSKVELGEADAGLVYKTDAESAKDKVDAVEIPDAQNAVAEYPAATLKGSGNAEAAAAFVAWLSTPEAQKILQDAGFQKP; this is translated from the coding sequence ATGTCCCGCACGCTCACCGGACGCCGTACCGCCGCCGCCGTCATCACCGCCGCGCTGCTCGTACCGCTCGCGGCCTGCTCCAGCGACACCGACGGCGCCAAGGGCAAGGCCACCGGCGGGTCCGCCACCGCCGACACCAAGCTCACCGTCCTGGCCGCCGCCTCGCTCACCGACGTCTTCAAGACCGCCGGCGCCGCCTACGAGAAGTCCCACCCCGGCACCAGGATCACCTTCTCCTTCGCGGGCTCCCAGGAGCTCGTCGCCCAGGTCGCCCAGGGTGCGCCCGCCGACGCCCTCGTCACCGCCGACACCAAGTCCATGGCCAAGGCGAAGAACGACACCGGCACCCCGACCGTGATCGCCAGGAACCGGCTCGTCATCGCCACCGGCGAGGGAAACCCGCACAAGGTCGACGAGCTCAGGGACCTCGCCGACCCCGGGCTCAAGGTCGTCCTGGCCGCCCCCGAGGTCCCCGCCGGGAAGTACAGCAAGAAGATCCTCGACGCCCAGAGGATCACCGTGAAGCCGGTCTCGCAGGAGCCGAACGTCCGCGCCGTCCTCAGCAAGGTCGAGCTGGGCGAGGCCGACGCCGGACTCGTCTACAAGACCGACGCCGAGAGCGCCAAGGACAAGGTCGACGCCGTCGAGATCCCCGACGCCCAGAACGCCGTCGCCGAGTACCCCGCGGCCACGCTCAAGGGCTCCGGGAACGCCGAGGCCGCCGCCGCCTTCGTCGCCTGGCTCAGCACCCCCGAGGCCCAGAAGATCCTCCAGGACGCCGGCTTCCAGAAGCCGTGA
- a CDS encoding PucR family transcriptional regulator, whose translation MQVDHLLRLDRLDLSLVWGDRALLGQEVGGVTATDLEDPARFLETGEIVLSGLVWWSREDDPAKADRFVSALSGAGAVALLAGEETHGGVPEEVVDACRRHRVALLAVPAHTSFRAVTEAVYLRQWGELSRRPTDLYALPESVRADLDRALEHDVPVAELTDRAFAHLGTPDCHLLTGSGRTVARTGGAVPLPPRRAAELLRAARGTTVRVEGDDDTAFDAWHLYLPEEGQVPPRVLQEIAELLGRHRRREDRRRATRATASAELMAAVGAAYPDAHRVRGALAACGLGDGRAYTVVVASAEPGGGPDGGPGRGRDGNEGRDGAGGARKAAAPEAAAALAEALNHLPSAAFASVVGKRPGGEAMAVLAHDADAAAELRAVLGEAWPLVHACRPGTALHAGFGEPVTGPAELNAALAQARYALAAARAAAPSAQCVAGLDDLRGLDSLVAGIPAAVREVYRTTVLGPLLGPGRASHATLLKTLEVFLAHNCSWARTAEALHLHVNTVHYRIERVEALTGRDLSRLDHKLDLRAALLCR comes from the coding sequence ATGCAGGTCGACCATCTTCTCCGCCTCGACCGTCTCGACCTCTCCCTGGTCTGGGGGGACCGGGCCCTGCTCGGCCAGGAGGTCGGCGGCGTCACGGCCACGGACCTGGAGGACCCGGCACGGTTCCTGGAGACCGGGGAGATCGTGCTCAGCGGACTGGTCTGGTGGAGCCGGGAGGACGACCCGGCCAAGGCCGACCGCTTCGTGTCGGCGCTCAGCGGGGCGGGCGCGGTGGCCCTGCTGGCCGGGGAGGAGACCCACGGTGGGGTGCCGGAAGAGGTCGTCGACGCCTGCCGCCGCCATCGCGTCGCCCTGCTCGCCGTACCCGCGCACACCAGCTTCCGGGCGGTCACCGAGGCCGTCTACCTGCGCCAGTGGGGCGAGCTGAGCCGCCGCCCCACCGACCTGTACGCCCTGCCGGAGAGCGTCCGCGCCGACCTCGACCGCGCCCTCGAACACGACGTCCCGGTGGCCGAGTTGACGGATCGGGCCTTCGCCCACCTCGGCACCCCCGACTGCCACCTGCTCACCGGCAGCGGCCGTACGGTCGCCCGGACCGGCGGCGCCGTCCCGCTGCCGCCCCGGCGGGCCGCGGAGCTCCTGCGCGCCGCGCGGGGCACCACCGTCCGGGTCGAGGGAGACGACGACACCGCCTTCGACGCCTGGCACCTGTACCTGCCCGAGGAGGGGCAGGTCCCGCCCCGGGTCCTCCAGGAGATCGCCGAACTCCTCGGCCGCCACCGGCGCCGCGAGGACCGCCGGCGGGCGACGCGCGCGACGGCCTCGGCCGAGCTCATGGCCGCGGTGGGCGCCGCGTACCCCGACGCGCACCGGGTGCGGGGCGCGCTCGCCGCCTGCGGCCTGGGCGACGGACGCGCCTACACGGTGGTCGTGGCGAGCGCGGAGCCGGGCGGGGGGCCCGACGGGGGCCCGGGCCGGGGGCGGGACGGGAACGAGGGCAGGGACGGGGCAGGGGGAGCCCGGAAGGCCGCTGCCCCCGAGGCCGCCGCCGCCCTCGCGGAGGCGCTGAACCACCTCCCCTCCGCCGCCTTCGCCTCCGTCGTCGGCAAGCGCCCCGGCGGCGAGGCCATGGCGGTCCTCGCCCACGACGCGGACGCCGCGGCGGAGCTGCGGGCGGTGCTCGGTGAGGCGTGGCCGCTGGTGCACGCCTGCCGGCCCGGGACCGCCCTGCACGCCGGGTTCGGCGAGCCCGTCACCGGCCCGGCCGAGCTGAACGCGGCGCTCGCGCAGGCCCGTTACGCGCTGGCCGCGGCCCGCGCCGCCGCGCCCTCGGCGCAGTGCGTCGCCGGTCTCGACGACCTGCGGGGCCTGGACTCCCTGGTGGCCGGCATCCCCGCCGCCGTACGCGAGGTGTACCGCACGACGGTCCTCGGCCCGCTCCTCGGACCCGGCCGGGCGTCGCACGCGACGCTCCTGAAGACCCTGGAGGTCTTCCTCGCGCACAACTGTTCCTGGGCCAGGACCGCCGAGGCCCTGCACCTGCACGTGAACACGGTCCACTACCGCATCGAGCGCGTCGAGGCCCTCACCGGACGCGACCTGTCCCGGCTCGACCACAAACTCGACCTGCGCGCCGCCCTGTTGTGCCGCTGA
- a CDS encoding TOBE domain-containing protein, with product MPSYSMGQAARLLGVSAETVRRWADGGRLRVARDGAGARVVEGADLARFAVERGAGPHAVPEDDVPTSVRNAFVGIVTAVRVDDVAAQVEVQSGPHRLVSLVTREAVEELGLAVGVTVTARVKSTSVHVDLP from the coding sequence GTGCCTTCGTACAGCATGGGACAGGCCGCGAGGCTGCTCGGCGTGAGTGCGGAGACCGTGCGCCGCTGGGCGGACGGCGGGCGGCTCCGCGTCGCACGGGACGGCGCGGGCGCCCGGGTCGTCGAGGGCGCGGACCTGGCCCGCTTCGCCGTGGAGCGGGGGGCCGGACCGCACGCGGTGCCCGAGGACGACGTGCCGACGTCGGTGCGGAACGCGTTCGTGGGGATCGTGACGGCGGTACGGGTCGACGACGTGGCCGCGCAGGTCGAGGTGCAGTCCGGTCCGCACCGGCTCGTGTCGCTGGTGACGCGGGAGGCGGTGGAGGAGCTGGGTCTCGCCGTCGGGGTGACGGTCACCGCGCGGGTGAAGTCGACCAGCGTCCACGTCGACCTGCCCTGA
- a CDS encoding bestrophin-like domain, translating into MSLWLLNHFSTFTLTVVTVGGTVLLAVAGSVLARRRYPSLAEGEHNDMVGVTLGMFGAIYGIILAFVIVTLWTQLDNTQTIVATEATDVALIARDAAAFPAPVRADVDAALSGYVHAVVEDQWPRMRAGEPSYGATGEKLQTVFDALQAYEPKTAREEVFYEEAVGRLNDVAGQRRARLTMAEQELPPLLQVLAFGGAIVLIPLTFLYGMRRLRIQLLFVSAVAGLVGFSLLLVFVLDRPFAGELSVSPAPYKEGALAPYWSRPAVGDPAARAGGRGSP; encoded by the coding sequence ATGTCGCTCTGGCTGCTCAATCATTTCAGCACCTTCACCCTGACCGTGGTCACCGTCGGCGGGACCGTCCTCCTGGCCGTCGCGGGCAGCGTGCTGGCCCGCCGCAGGTACCCCTCGCTGGCCGAGGGCGAGCACAACGACATGGTGGGCGTGACGCTGGGGATGTTCGGCGCGATCTACGGGATCATCCTCGCCTTCGTCATCGTCACGCTCTGGACGCAGCTGGACAACACGCAGACCATCGTGGCCACCGAGGCCACCGACGTCGCGCTCATCGCCCGGGACGCCGCCGCCTTCCCCGCCCCGGTCCGCGCCGACGTCGACGCCGCGCTCAGCGGCTACGTCCACGCGGTCGTGGAGGACCAGTGGCCCCGGATGCGTGCGGGGGAGCCGAGTTACGGCGCCACGGGCGAGAAGCTGCAGACCGTCTTCGACGCGCTCCAGGCGTACGAGCCGAAGACCGCCCGCGAGGAGGTCTTCTACGAGGAGGCCGTCGGCCGCCTCAACGACGTCGCCGGGCAGCGCCGGGCCCGCCTGACCATGGCCGAGCAGGAACTCCCCCCGCTGCTCCAGGTCCTGGCCTTCGGCGGCGCGATCGTCCTCATCCCCCTCACCTTCCTGTACGGCATGCGCCGTCTGCGCATCCAGCTGCTCTTCGTCTCCGCCGTGGCCGGTCTCGTCGGCTTCAGCCTGCTGCTGGTCTTCGTCCTCGACCGCCCCTTCGCCGGCGAGCTCAGCGTGAGCCCGGCACCGTACAAGGAGGGAGCGCTCGCCCCGTACTGGAGCCGGCCCGCCGTGGGGGACCCGGCCGCCCGGGCCGGTGGCCGGGGCAGCCCGTAG
- a CDS encoding MFS transporter produces MRDATAEAGPRAGRDEAADAGPEAGRDAGAGDGGSALFGEPTVPVGAGWTVGLSLATLAVFMAFMTPIQILLPLQLERIDPQDKNTALSLVTGLGALVAVLANPIAGAWSDRTTSRFGRRRPWTLGGALAGAAGLVFTAGQHTVAGVAVGWCLAQAGLNAMLAGVTTPIADRVPLAQRAQVSGWTGLMQSIGLVLGALITALLVTGVGSGYVTLAVLTVALALPFVLRHGEPALPRELRPAFDARAFARSFWVSPRRHPDFGWAWLSRFLINLGNALGTLYLFYFLADAVHYGDPGTGVLILTGVYTLSAAATAIPVGAFSDRVGRRKAFVVLCSVVMTAAALLLALLHTWSSALVAAAVLGAGYGIYLAVDQALVTQVLPRAADRAKDLGVINIANSGPQVLAPALAAPVIAHLGGYTGLYVAAALVILLGGVLVTRIRGVA; encoded by the coding sequence ATGAGGGACGCGACAGCGGAAGCGGGCCCGCGAGCAGGGCGGGACGAGGCAGCGGACGCGGGCCCGGAGGCAGGGCGGGACGCGGGGGCCGGGGACGGCGGCTCCGCGCTCTTCGGGGAACCCACCGTCCCCGTCGGGGCCGGGTGGACGGTGGGCCTGTCCTTGGCCACCCTCGCCGTCTTCATGGCCTTCATGACCCCGATCCAGATCCTGCTGCCGCTCCAGCTGGAGCGCATCGACCCGCAGGACAAGAACACCGCGCTCTCGCTCGTGACCGGGCTCGGCGCCCTCGTCGCCGTCCTCGCCAACCCGATCGCCGGCGCCTGGTCGGACCGCACCACGAGCCGGTTCGGCCGCCGCCGCCCCTGGACGCTGGGCGGCGCGCTCGCCGGGGCGGCGGGGCTCGTGTTCACCGCCGGTCAGCACACGGTCGCCGGGGTCGCCGTGGGCTGGTGCCTGGCGCAGGCGGGCCTGAACGCGATGCTGGCCGGGGTCACCACCCCGATCGCCGACCGCGTGCCGCTCGCCCAGCGCGCGCAGGTGTCCGGCTGGACCGGCCTCATGCAGTCCATCGGCCTCGTCCTCGGCGCGCTGATCACCGCCCTGCTCGTCACCGGAGTCGGGTCGGGCTACGTCACCCTCGCGGTGCTGACCGTGGCCCTCGCCCTGCCGTTCGTGCTGCGCCACGGCGAACCGGCGCTGCCCCGGGAGCTGCGCCCCGCCTTCGACGCCCGCGCGTTCGCGAGGTCCTTCTGGGTCAGCCCCCGGCGGCACCCGGACTTCGGGTGGGCCTGGCTGAGCCGCTTCCTGATCAACCTCGGCAACGCCCTCGGCACCCTCTACCTGTTCTACTTCCTCGCCGACGCCGTCCACTACGGCGATCCGGGCACCGGCGTGCTGATCCTCACCGGGGTCTACACGCTCAGCGCCGCGGCCACCGCCATCCCCGTCGGCGCCTTCTCCGACCGTGTCGGGCGCCGCAAGGCCTTCGTCGTGCTGTGCTCCGTCGTCATGACCGCCGCCGCACTGCTGCTCGCCCTGCTCCACACCTGGTCGTCCGCCCTGGTGGCCGCGGCCGTCCTCGGCGCCGGGTACGGGATCTACCTCGCCGTCGACCAGGCCCTGGTGACGCAGGTGCTGCCCCGGGCCGCCGACCGCGCCAAGGACCTCGGCGTCATCAACATCGCCAACTCGGGCCCCCAGGTCCTCGCGCCGGCGCTCGCCGCGCCGGTCATCGCCCATCTCGGCGGCTACACGGGCCTGTACGTCGCCGCGGCCCTGGTCATCCTCCTCGGCGGCGTCCTCGTCACCCGGATCCGCGGGGTGGCCTGA
- a CDS encoding GH1 family beta-glucosidase, with the protein MPVTPSSTDPTRLPSFPADFVWGASTAAYQIEGAADEDGKGASIWDTFVRRPGAVRDGHSGEVACDHYHRFGEDVALMRRLGLDAYRFSLSWPRILPAGAGKVEPRGLDFYDRLVDALLDAGIEPTPTLFHWDLPQALEDEGGWLNRDTAHHFGAYAAVVAERLGDRVKRWITLNEPFVHMSFGYAFGVHAPGRTLMLDALPVAHHQLLGHGLATAALRAAVPDAQVLVANNCTPVRLRSDARSDADAAAVEAYDNLHNRLFNDPVLRGTYPDLSAYGMPDPAWGGLVRDGDLATIAAPLDGLGVNYYNPSWITAPVDPSLGLPFDLAEPEEAYERTSFGWPVVPDGLTELLTGLKARYGEALPPVWITENGCSQPAGTDDRARVDYLAGHLAAIAGAMDQGVDVRGYFTWSLLDNFEWAEGYHQRFGLVEVDFATQLRTPRASFEWYRALIAAQRA; encoded by the coding sequence GTGCCCGTGACTCCGAGCTCCACCGACCCCACCCGACTCCCCTCGTTCCCGGCGGACTTCGTGTGGGGGGCGTCGACCGCCGCCTACCAGATCGAGGGTGCGGCGGACGAGGACGGCAAGGGCGCCTCGATCTGGGACACGTTCGTGCGCCGCCCCGGCGCGGTCCGCGACGGGCACTCCGGCGAGGTGGCCTGCGACCACTACCACCGGTTCGGGGAGGACGTCGCGCTGATGCGCCGGCTCGGCCTCGACGCGTACCGCTTCTCGCTCTCCTGGCCGCGGATCCTGCCGGCCGGCGCGGGAAAGGTGGAGCCGCGCGGTCTCGACTTCTACGACCGGCTGGTCGACGCCCTGCTCGACGCCGGGATCGAGCCCACCCCGACCCTGTTCCACTGGGACCTGCCCCAGGCCCTGGAGGACGAGGGCGGCTGGCTGAACCGGGACACGGCCCACCACTTCGGCGCGTACGCGGCCGTCGTCGCGGAGCGGCTCGGCGACCGGGTCAAGCGGTGGATCACCCTCAACGAGCCCTTCGTGCACATGTCGTTCGGCTACGCCTTCGGCGTGCACGCCCCCGGCCGCACCCTCATGCTCGACGCCCTGCCCGTCGCCCACCACCAGCTCCTCGGCCACGGTCTCGCGACCGCCGCGCTGCGGGCCGCCGTCCCGGACGCGCAGGTGCTCGTCGCCAACAACTGCACCCCGGTCCGGCTGCGTTCCGACGCCCGCTCGGACGCGGACGCCGCGGCCGTCGAGGCCTACGACAACCTGCACAACCGCCTCTTCAACGACCCGGTCCTGCGCGGCACCTACCCCGACCTCTCGGCGTACGGCATGCCCGACCCGGCCTGGGGCGGCCTGGTGCGCGACGGCGATCTCGCCACGATCGCCGCCCCGCTCGACGGCCTCGGCGTCAACTACTACAACCCGAGCTGGATCACCGCCCCCGTGGACCCGTCGCTCGGGCTGCCCTTCGACCTGGCCGAGCCCGAGGAGGCGTACGAGCGGACCTCGTTCGGCTGGCCGGTCGTCCCCGACGGGCTCACCGAGCTGCTCACCGGTCTGAAGGCCCGCTACGGCGAGGCCCTGCCCCCGGTGTGGATCACCGAGAACGGCTGCTCGCAGCCGGCCGGGACGGACGACCGGGCGCGCGTCGACTACCTCGCCGGACACCTCGCCGCGATCGCCGGGGCCATGGACCAGGGGGTCGACGTGCGCGGCTACTTCACCTGGTCCCTGCTCGACAACTTCGAGTGGGCCGAGGGCTACCACCAGCGCTTCGGCCTGGTCGAGGTCGACTTCGCCACCCAACTCCGCACGCCGCGCGCGAGTTTCGAGTGGTACCGCGCCCTGATAGCCGCCCAACGCGCATGA
- a CDS encoding TetR/AcrR family transcriptional regulator has protein sequence MTEPSEPGLRRQPRQARSRARVEAILAAADRILSQEGYEALTMRRIAEESGAPVGSIYQFYSDKSAVVDALGRRYLEGFERAIDDLVERALADELTDLVGTMVDVYADLFRAQPGGMALWAGRHLSPELARADEASNTLVAAGLQRIVEHLTGGPGGEPARRATRMVVWAANAVLHEVFKGDGEPDRETVDELKRMLNVYWADLRGRLSEAARP, from the coding sequence ATGACGGAACCATCGGAGCCGGGCCTGCGCAGACAGCCGCGGCAGGCACGCAGCCGGGCGCGGGTCGAGGCCATCCTCGCCGCGGCCGACCGGATCCTCTCCCAGGAGGGGTACGAGGCCCTGACCATGCGCCGGATCGCCGAGGAGTCGGGCGCACCGGTCGGCAGCATCTACCAGTTCTACTCCGACAAGAGCGCCGTCGTGGACGCGCTCGGGCGGCGCTACCTGGAGGGGTTCGAGCGGGCGATCGACGACCTCGTCGAGCGGGCGCTGGCGGACGAGCTGACGGACCTGGTCGGCACGATGGTCGACGTCTACGCCGACCTCTTCCGCGCCCAGCCGGGCGGCATGGCCCTCTGGGCCGGACGGCACCTCAGCCCCGAGCTCGCACGGGCGGACGAGGCGAGCAACACGCTGGTCGCCGCGGGGCTCCAGCGCATCGTGGAGCACCTGACCGGAGGCCCCGGCGGGGAGCCGGCGCGGCGCGCGACCCGCATGGTGGTGTGGGCGGCCAACGCCGTGCTGCACGAGGTGTTCAAGGGCGACGGCGAGCCGGACCGCGAGACCGTGGACGAGCTGAAGCGGATGCTGAACGTCTACTGGGCGGACCTGCGCGGACGCCTGTCGGAGGCCGCCCGGCCCTGA
- a CDS encoding LacI family DNA-binding transcriptional regulator, whose product MGRRSTVEGARQPGMADVARVAGVSAQTVSRALAGHPNVQERTRAKVLAAVEQLGYRRNNAARALSSGRSRTLGVVTLQTNFYSRAAVTSGIENAAHAAGYAVSTATTTSLDTFAIENALSRLAEQGVEGIILSVPLIHSSPRIEQLTRGTPTLTTDGSRTDATAVVALDQAEAARMATRHLLDLGHETVWHIAGPDEWLEAGLRRDGWRSALEAAGRSVPPPLEGDWTPASGYRNGLVLARIPDVTAVFVASDEMAFGVVRALHEAGRRVPGDVSVIGFDDIELAAYCSPSLTTVAQPFEEIGAQAVTHLLRRIAAPGSLPEPRSIEPRLVVRASTAPPPHRTTGST is encoded by the coding sequence ATGGGCAGACGGAGCACGGTGGAAGGCGCGCGCCAACCGGGGATGGCGGACGTGGCCCGGGTCGCCGGGGTCTCGGCGCAGACCGTCTCGCGCGCGCTCGCCGGGCACCCGAACGTGCAGGAGCGGACCCGCGCGAAGGTGCTGGCCGCCGTCGAGCAGCTCGGCTACCGGCGCAACAACGCCGCCCGCGCGCTCTCCTCGGGGCGCAGCCGCACCCTCGGCGTGGTGACGCTGCAGACCAACTTCTACTCCAGGGCAGCCGTCACGTCGGGCATCGAGAACGCGGCCCACGCGGCGGGCTACGCCGTCAGCACCGCCACCACGACCTCGCTCGACACCTTCGCCATCGAGAACGCGCTGTCCCGGCTGGCCGAGCAGGGCGTCGAGGGGATCATCCTCTCGGTGCCGCTGATCCACAGCAGCCCCCGGATCGAGCAGCTCACCCGCGGCACCCCCACCCTCACCACCGACGGCTCGCGCACCGACGCCACCGCCGTGGTCGCCCTCGACCAGGCCGAGGCCGCCCGGATGGCCACCCGGCACCTGCTGGACCTCGGACACGAGACGGTCTGGCACATCGCGGGTCCCGACGAGTGGCTGGAGGCGGGCCTGCGCCGGGACGGCTGGCGGTCCGCCCTGGAGGCCGCGGGACGCTCCGTACCGCCGCCGCTCGAAGGCGACTGGACGCCCGCCTCGGGCTACCGCAACGGCCTCGTGCTCGCGCGGATCCCCGACGTCACGGCCGTGTTCGTGGCCAGCGACGAGATGGCCTTCGGCGTGGTCCGCGCCCTGCACGAGGCCGGCCGGCGGGTGCCCGGCGACGTCTCCGTGATCGGCTTCGACGACATCGAACTCGCCGCGTACTGCTCGCCGTCGCTGACCACCGTCGCCCAGCCCTTCGAGGAGATCGGCGCCCAGGCGGTCACCCATCTCCTGCGCCGCATCGCCGCCCCCGGCTCGCTCCCCGAGCCGCGCTCCATCGAACCCCGCCTCGTCGTGCGCGCGAGCACGGCGCCGCCGCCCCATCGGACGACCGGAAGCACGTGA